The Papio anubis isolate 15944 unplaced genomic scaffold, Panubis1.0 scaffold1219, whole genome shotgun sequence genome segment GCTGCCATACCTGCCACGGATTCTGGGCCGCAACATCGGGTGAGTGGCGCGCACCTCAGGCTGGCTGAAGGGGGTCACAGTGTTTGGGcttggctgggggtggagggcacCTCCAAAAAGAAATGCCACCGCAGCTGACCTTGGACAtgggggctgggaggggctgACACACAGCCGTACTCTGGTCTCCATTCTCCCCAGTGccctgggtgaccttgggcaagtagtTGGCCTTGAGGCCTCAGTGTCTGTCTAGGGGCCAGCAGGGCTCCACAGCAGGAGGATGAGTATTGCCCCGTGTACAGGTTGAGGAAACCGGGGCTCAGAGAGGTGCCGTGTCTTGCTCCAGGTGACATGGAGAGTCAGCACCAGATTCGAGaggtctcctcccctccccccacttcTGCTGTCCTTGCTGGGACTTTGGGAGTAGGAGGTGGAATGAGAATGGAAATGGGCTTTGAGGTCTTCACTCAACCAGATAGGACCAGAGCAGCTTCTGGCCCCAGAGAAGCAGACCAAAGAGGCTCTGAGAGTCCCTGAGCTGGAGGCCCCGCTCTAAACACAAGCAAGCTGCTGCCTTGCTCTGAACCTGTTTGCCCATCTGGAAAACGGGGCTGTTTataccagtggttttcaaacttccAAGTTTTTCCTCGGGAGTGACATACCCTTTTATAATCAAATGGAGCTATGCAGGGAAGGCTGCTGGGTCTGTGCTCCAATCTCGTTACCCGTTAATGTGATGGCCAGTCACTGAGCACCTGGCAGATACTGGTTTTCCGTCATCTCACACTCAGCTCTGTCCAAGCTGGGACAAGACCCAAGTGGAGCTGGTCTGGGGCACATGGGAGTCCAGGGGGCTGGAGATTTGGAACGGGGCCATCAGTAATGTGGTCCCCAGGTTTCCTCCCACCGTGGGTTCTAGGAATCCCTCATTCCACGAACCTCTCTGGCCCTGCCCACACTCCAGAGCCGTGGGTCCCCAGTTCTAGCAAAGCTACCCCCAGATCCTCTTGCCGGCCTGGGTCTCACATCCCCGACTCTGGGACCTGATGGGAGCCCCTCTGCCTGCAGCTCCCACCGCGTGAGGGTGGAGCACTTCATGAACCGCAGCATCACCACACTGGCCAAGGACATGCCACTGGAGGAGGTGGTCAAGGTCGTGACCTCCACAGACGTGGCTGAGTATCCCCTGGTGGAGAGCACAGGTGCCAGCCGGAAGGGAGGAGGAAGTCGGGGATGGGGGATGCCCTCTGCCTCCTTCGTGGACCTGTCAGGCAGACAGGATCTGCATCCAGGCTCTGTAACTTAGCAACCAaccgtgtgaccttgggcaagtcacttcacgtGAGCCtgagtttcttcatcagtaaaatggaaatcATGGCCACCCTCCCTTGGGATGGTTGACGTGTCTAAAGAGAGTCAGCCGAGTGCTTGTAAGGCATCCCCTGGGCAGCTGCTGGGGTAGGAGCATGGCGACACCTCCAGGGTCTTCTGGAAGCTTGGCCTCAGTCCTGTTTCTTCATAATGTGCCTTCCTACCTCTCCCTCTCCACTTGCCAGAGTCCCAGATCCTGGTGGGCGTTGTGCAGAGGGCCCAGCTGGTGCAGGCCCTCCAGGCTGAGccaacttcctgggctccaggacACCAGGTAGGTACTCCTGAGGGGCGTGGGGATGGGACAGGGATCGGTCAGCaaggatgggaggggagggaccCGCTGATCTCCTGAGGGAGAGGTGGTCTGAGAGAGGCATCCTGGGGAGGCCGGCCCTGCACCCATAACCCTAGCCCAGAGGGAGTTTCCCGTGGTCACGTGGACACTGCAGGCTAGGGCCCCTGGGCTCCTCCTCATGCTCCACTTCTTGGCAGGGAGATGATAGAGAGAGAGGGTCTCCCACCAGGTCTATGATGCTTGTCCTCGTGAATAAGTGGGACGCTGTGTCACTCAAGCCCTAGTCTCCTACTTGGCTGAGCCACAGCTTATAAAGCCAGGACCCAAGTGTGGCTTCTTGGGGAGTCCACCAAGCCTTGGGCATCTTCCATGAGTCTTCTACGCCTGGGTGGCCCAAGTTGCCTGGTTGTGTATGTGTTGGGGTTCAGGGTCCCCCCGACTCCCTCTGGACTCTGTCCAGGGGCCCAAGGTCACATCTTCCCCAGCAGAGACCAGGCCAAGAAAGCCAGCAGTGTCTCCAGGACATCTTGGCTGGGGGCTGCCCCACGGAACCAGTGACCCTGACACTATTCTCAGAGACCACCATGCACCAGGTAACAAATATTGGGGAGTGTGACGCACGAGGCCCCTGGGGCAGGGCAAGAGCTGATGAGGAGCTCAGGCTCCAGCCTCCCCTCCCAACCTGCCCTGCCCACCTCATGCTGCTTCCTGCCCCTCCTGGGCCTGTGTCTTCATCAGCTGTCCGGGCAGGGCAGCCCCTGCCCTGTCAGCCCTCACTGCCAGGGTTGCAGGGATGATGCAGAGAGACAAGGGAAGTGGGGGGCTTGGCAAATGGAAGTCTCTGGGTGGAGAAAGACAGTGGAGTTGCACCACGGCACACGTGCATTTCAATTTCAGGTCCACCACATTCtccctgtgtgatcttggacaaattatGTAGTCAGTTgagacagagcctggcacatgggCAGGGAAGGGGCAGAGGCCCACAGGGAACCTGGAGATGGCCCTGCCCCCTCTGTGCTGCTGGAGGGTGCTGGATATTGGGTCCTGTCCACCTGCGGCCTCGCCCAGACCCTTGCATGGACTCTGGCATCTCCCAGTGGCCACACTGGACATTGCAGGCCTGGATCTCTTGCCTCCCACACACATCAGGCCCGGCCCCTCTTCCTGGCTCAGAGGCATGGCAGAGTGGGCCAGAGGGTGGGCTGGGCGCCTTCTACCCTCCAGTGTTTCCTAACAATCCCTCATCCAGGCACACAACCTCTTTAAGCTGTTGAACCTTCAGTCCCTCTTCGTGACATCGCGGGGCAGAGCTGTGGGCTGCGTGTCCTGGGTGGAGGTACCAGGGTCCCAGGGGCAGAGCAAAGCAGGGGACCCATGCCTGAGAAGGCTGGGGAGGGGTAGGGGGGACACCAGCATGCTCCCATCCAAACCTGGGGGAATTCAGAGGATACTGATGAGTCCCTCTTTCCTGGTCTATGGCAGATTGGTAATACCGGCCTGCCTCCCCTATCTGTTTCTGCCAGTGGCCACCTGCCTTTCCTCTCTGCCTCAAATCCCATCTGTAATGGGGTGGACATCGGGCTCTTCAATATTCACCTAGAAACCAATTCTTAGGGGAGAATAGACTTGGGTGTAAAAAT includes the following:
- the LOC101015402 gene encoding chloride channel protein ClC-Ka; protein product: MNRSITTLAKDMPLEEVVKVVTSTDVAEYPLVESTESQILVGVVQRAQLVQALQAEPTSWAPGHQQRPGQESQQCLQDILAGGCPTEPVTLTLFSETTMHQAHNLFKLLNLQSLFVTSRGRAVGCVSWVEVPGSQGQSKAGDPCLRRLGRGRGDTSMLPSKPGGIQRILMSPSFLVYGRLRKKAISN